One part of the Solanum dulcamara chromosome 8, daSolDulc1.2, whole genome shotgun sequence genome encodes these proteins:
- the LOC129900054 gene encoding uncharacterized protein LOC129900054: protein MASFSRRPIEAAREDTSDSYSQPHTLKEIGEQSPGQYIPHTSGSGVENQQGVRTGPHSHMGPGTHVMNPPFQQMAEFFHRMAETIYDPHGLNFEKMRKMGRVEFEGTVDPTDAEQWLERIERVFEQLECSDIAKFKYDISLLQKDAYDWWVSVPNAKAKPPVLTWDDFVKEFRMKRFEDGLNDSIRKNVAIMQHENFCKLVSAAFTWEKLDKKEASRHDNRFRKPRSDFGSPSKKGRFDDSKAGSVNKSNQLKQNRLDFSTASTPSYSQGKTRVPTCAECGKNHYGVCRRASGACFNCGSFDHKVKDCPNPNNVPLFHTEGSIQKSSNNPSQINRGAKPKNNQTAGQVEQIKLAGPELLHGLML, encoded by the exons ATGGCCTCTTTTTCTCGTAGACCTATAGAAGCTGCTCGTGAAGATACAAGTGACTCTTATTCCCAACCTCATACACTAAAAGAGATTGGCGAACAGTCTCCGGGTCAATATATTCCCCATACTAGTGGGTCTGGTGTAGAAAATCAACAAGGAGTAAGAACTGGTCCACATTCTCACATGGGCCCTGGTACTCACGTTATGAACCCTCCTTTTCAGCAGATGGCTGAATTCTTTCACCGTATGGCTGAAACGATCTATGATCCCCATGGgttaaactttgagaaaatgaggaaaatgggtagagttgaatttgaaggCACGGTTGATCCCACAGATGCTGAACAATGGCTTGAGCGCATAGAGAGGGTGTTTGAGCAGCTGGAGTGTTCAGATATTGCCAAATTCAAGTATGACATCTCGTTATTGCAGAAGGATGCTTATGACTGGTGGGTAAGTGTGCCAAATGCAAAAGCAAAACCTCCAGTTCTTACTTGGGACGATTTTGTTAAAGAATTTCGTATGAA GAGGTTTGAAGATGGCCTAAACGATTCCATCAGAAAGAATGTGGCAATCATGCAACATgaaaacttttgtaaattagtttctgCTGCTTTCACTTGGGAAAAACTTGATAAGAAAGAAGCTAGTAGACATGATAATAGATTCCGGAAGCCTAGGTCAGATTTTGGAAGTCCATCCAAAAAGGGAAGGTTTGATGATTCTAAGGCTGGTAGTGTCAACAAGTCAAATCAACTAAAACAAAATAGACTAGATTTTTCTACAGCTAGTACTCCGAGTTATAGCCAAGGCAAGACTCGCGTTCCCACTTGTGCagaatgtggaaagaatcattatGGTGTTTGTAGGAGAGCTTCGGGTGCTTGTTTTAATTGTGGGAGCTTTGATCATAAAGTGAAGGACTGTCCTAACCCTAATAATGTTCCTCTGTTTCACACTGAGGGCTCGATTCAAAAGTCTTCTAATAATCCTTCTCAAATCAATAGAGGTGCAAAGCCTAAAAACAACCAAACAGCGGGGCAAGTGGAGCAAATCAAGCTAGCGGGTCCAGAGCTACTGCACGGGCTTATGCTATGA
- the LOC129899576 gene encoding transcription factor VIP1-like: protein MDPKFAGKPIQAQFYSGQTDLDQMQDTPTRGARHRRAQSETFFRFPSFDDDMLLDDVVSDFSLDVQAPTLMQPANSPDSSSTGPALSAGPSDNPKPLAHYRSLSVDADFFDGLDFSAVPTEKKMMGSEPRHRHSNSMDGSFDTSSFESESLSVKKAMAPDRLAELSLIDPKRAKRILANRQSAARSKERKTRYTSELERKVQTLQTEATTLSAQITVLQRDTSGLNAENKELKFRLQALEQQAHLRDALNETLREELQRLKIEAGQLPGANGNRGMRPRLPPQPQSFVQCGNLHAQHQQPHIPRSPASNQTVSGQSQNSFFNFNRA, encoded by the exons CCGTGGGGCACGCCACCGCCGGGCACAATCCGAAACCTTTTTCCGCTTTCCGAGTTTCGATGATGATATGCTACTAGACGACGTCGTTTCAGACTTTAGTCTCGATGTTCAGGCGCCTACCCTTATGCAGCCAGCTAATTCGCCTGATTCTTCGTCTACTGGACCGGCGTTGTCGGCTGGACCTTCCGATAATCCTAAGCCGCTGGCTCACTACCGTAGTCTATCTGTTGATGCTGATTTTTTCGATGGACTGGATTTTAGTGCTGTGCCGACGGAGAAGAAGATGATGGGTTCTGAGCCACGTCATAGGCATAGCAATTCAATGGATGGGTCTTTTGATACGTCGTCGTTTGAGTCTGAATCGCTTTCTGTCAAGAAGGCTATGGCTCCTGATAGGCTTGCTGAGCTGTCCTTGATTGATCCCAAAAGAGCCAAAAG GATCCTAGCAAACAGACAATCTGCTGCACGTTCTAAGGAGCGAAAAACTCGTTATACTAGTGAGCTAGAGAGGAAAGTGCAGACTCTGCAAACTGAAGCCACCACTCTATCTGCTCAGATCACAGTTCTACAG AGAGACACTTCTGGATTAAATGCTGAAAACAAAGAACTGAAATTTCGGTTGCAAGCTTTGGAACAACAAGCACACCTTAGAGATG CTCTAAATGAAACGTTGAGGGAAGAACTGCAGCGTCTCAAGATTGAAGCAGGCCAACTTCCAGGTGCTAATGGAAATAGAGGAATGCGTCCTCGTTTACCTCCCCAACCACAGTCCTTCGTTCAATGTGGTAATCTCCATGCACAACACCAGCAGCCACACATTCCCCGTTCGCCTGCAAGTAACCAAACTGTCTCTGGGCAATCTCAAAATAGCTTCTTCAACTTCAATAGGGCTTGA